The Nocardioides salarius genome includes a region encoding these proteins:
- a CDS encoding glutamate-5-semialdehyde dehydrogenase — protein sequence MSDATTDASIDASTDASIDASTDASTDPVLVLADRARAASHGLAQATRATKDAALHAMADALLERAGQVLEANADDVRRAEQDGTPEGIVDRLRLSTERLEAMAQGLRDVAGLPDPVGEVVRGGTLANGLEMRQVRVPFGVVAMVYEARPNVTADAAGICLKSGNAVLLRGSSSAAVSNAAIVEVLRDAAAGAGLDPDVVQLVPADSRESVTTLMRARGRVDVLIPRGGAGLIRSVVEGSTVPVIETGVGNCHVYVDRAADLDKALAVVLNAKTHRPSVCNAAETLLVHADLADTFLPRVVAALQEAGVTVHGDPTTAALPGVVPATDDDWDTEYLTLDLAVGVVGSIDAAIDHVRRHSSAHSEAILTEDQSAARRFVAAVDSAAVLVNASTRFTDGGELGFGAEIGISTQKLHARGPMGLPEMTSTKYVVTGDGHVR from the coding sequence ATGAGCGACGCCACCACCGACGCCAGCATCGACGCCAGCACCGACGCCAGCATCGACGCCAGCACCGACGCCAGCACCGACCCCGTGCTCGTCCTGGCCGACCGCGCCCGCGCGGCCAGCCACGGCCTCGCGCAGGCCACCCGCGCCACCAAGGACGCCGCGCTGCACGCCATGGCCGACGCGCTGCTCGAGCGGGCCGGGCAGGTGCTCGAGGCCAACGCCGACGACGTGCGCCGCGCCGAGCAGGACGGCACGCCCGAGGGCATCGTCGACCGGTTGCGGCTGAGCACCGAGCGCCTCGAGGCGATGGCCCAGGGGCTGCGCGACGTCGCGGGGCTGCCCGACCCGGTGGGGGAGGTGGTGCGCGGCGGCACCCTGGCCAACGGGCTGGAGATGCGCCAGGTGCGGGTGCCGTTCGGGGTGGTGGCGATGGTCTACGAGGCCAGGCCCAACGTCACCGCCGACGCCGCCGGCATCTGCCTGAAGTCGGGCAACGCCGTGCTGCTGCGCGGCTCCTCGAGCGCTGCGGTGAGCAACGCGGCGATCGTCGAGGTGCTGCGCGACGCGGCGGCCGGGGCCGGCCTCGACCCCGACGTGGTGCAGCTGGTGCCGGCGGACTCGCGCGAGAGCGTGACCACGCTGATGCGCGCCCGGGGCCGCGTCGACGTGCTGATCCCGCGCGGGGGAGCGGGGCTGATCCGCAGCGTCGTCGAGGGGTCGACGGTGCCGGTGATCGAGACCGGGGTCGGCAACTGCCACGTCTACGTCGACCGGGCCGCCGACCTCGACAAGGCCCTGGCCGTGGTGCTCAACGCCAAGACCCACCGCCCCAGCGTGTGCAACGCCGCCGAGACGCTGCTGGTGCACGCCGACCTCGCCGACACCTTCCTGCCCCGGGTCGTGGCCGCGCTGCAGGAGGCCGGGGTCACCGTCCACGGCGACCCCACGACCGCGGCGCTGCCGGGCGTGGTGCCGGCCACCGACGACGACTGGGACACCGAGTACCTCACGCTCGACCTGGCGGTGGGCGTCGTCGGCTCGATCGACGCGGCCATCGACCACGTGCGCCGCCACTCCAGCGCCCACAGCGAGGCGATCCTCACCGAGGACCAGTCGGCCGCGCGCCGCTTCGTGGCCGCGGTCGACTCCGCGGCGGTGCTGGTCAACGCCAGCACGCGCTTCACCGACGGCGGCGAGCTCGGCTTCGGTGCCGAGATCGGGATCAGCACCCAGAAGCTGCACGCGCGGGGCCCGATGGGGCTGCCCGAGATGACCTCGACCAAGTACGTCGTCACCGGCGACGGCCACGTGCGCTGA
- the nadD gene encoding nicotinate-nucleotide adenylyltransferase, with protein MTRRRRVGVMGGTFDPIHHGHLVAASEVQAWFDLDEVVFVPTGDPWQKADREVTTAEHRYLMTVIATAANPRFNVSRVDIDRSGRTYTIDTLRDLRERLPEADLYFITGADALAEIFTWRDADELFDLAQFVGCTRPGYEMDEETLRAIPADRVTMVEIPALAISSTDCRARTQRGEPVWYLVPDGVVQYIAKHELYPATETPSTDTGAT; from the coding sequence ATGACGCGTCGGCGCCGGGTCGGCGTCATGGGCGGCACCTTCGACCCCATCCACCACGGGCACCTCGTGGCGGCCTCGGAGGTCCAGGCGTGGTTCGACCTCGACGAGGTCGTCTTCGTGCCCACCGGCGACCCCTGGCAGAAGGCCGACCGCGAGGTCACCACCGCCGAGCACCGCTACCTGATGACGGTGATCGCGACCGCGGCCAACCCGCGCTTCAACGTCAGCCGCGTCGACATCGACCGCAGCGGGCGCACCTACACCATCGACACCCTGCGCGACCTGCGCGAGCGGCTGCCCGAGGCCGACCTCTACTTCATCACCGGCGCCGACGCGCTCGCCGAGATCTTCACCTGGCGCGACGCCGACGAGCTCTTCGACCTGGCCCAGTTCGTGGGCTGCACCCGTCCCGGCTACGAGATGGACGAGGAGACGTTGCGGGCGATCCCCGCCGACCGTGTCACGATGGTGGAGATCCCTGCGCTGGCGATCTCCTCGACCGACTGCCGTGCGCGGACCCAGCGCGGGGAGCCGGTGTGGTACCTCGTGCCCGACGGCGTCGTGCAGTACATCGCCAAGCACGAGCTCTACCCCGCCACCGAGACACCATCCACCGACACCGGAGCCACATGA
- the rsfS gene encoding ribosome silencing factor, translating to MTATDHAIELVHAAARAAGDKLGQDLLAYDVSEQLAITDAFLLVSASNDRQVKAIVDEVEDKLREVGAKPIRREGERDGRWVLIDYGEIVVHVQHEEEREFYALERLWRDCPVIALPADATGPSAPRDPA from the coding sequence ATGACCGCCACCGACCACGCCATCGAGCTGGTGCACGCCGCCGCGCGCGCAGCCGGCGACAAGCTCGGCCAGGACCTCCTCGCCTACGACGTGAGCGAGCAGCTGGCCATCACCGACGCCTTCCTCCTCGTCTCCGCCTCCAACGACCGCCAGGTCAAGGCGATCGTCGACGAGGTCGAGGACAAGCTGCGCGAGGTCGGCGCCAAGCCGATCCGCCGCGAGGGCGAGCGCGACGGGCGCTGGGTCCTCATCGACTACGGCGAGATCGTCGTGCACGTCCAGCACGAGGAGGAGCGTGAGTTCTACGCCCTCGAGCGGCTCTGGCGCGACTGCCCGGTGATCGCCCTGCCGGCCGACGCCACGGGCCCCAGCGCTCCGCGCGACCCGGCGTGA
- a CDS encoding histidine phosphatase family protein — MSRTLVLLRHGQTASNREKRIQGQLDVDLDDTGRDQAARTAPVVAALRPDVVWCSDLARARATVAPVLRELGREPAWAAYDARLREFHLGERQGLTHEEYRTLDAEEFAAFRSGEYDVVPGAEKAAEVGLRMSEALGELLRATPEGGTALAVSHGAAIRVATGALLGWPETQFATLQGLANCGWVVFREHAGDGRLRLEAYNRTVS, encoded by the coding sequence GTGAGCCGCACCCTGGTCCTGCTCCGGCACGGCCAGACCGCCTCCAACCGCGAGAAGCGGATCCAGGGCCAGCTCGACGTCGACCTCGACGACACCGGGCGCGACCAGGCCGCGCGCACCGCGCCGGTCGTGGCCGCGCTGCGTCCCGACGTCGTGTGGTGCTCCGACCTGGCCCGGGCCCGCGCCACCGTGGCCCCGGTGCTGCGCGAGCTGGGCCGCGAACCCGCGTGGGCGGCGTACGACGCCCGGCTGCGCGAGTTCCACCTCGGCGAGCGGCAGGGCCTGACCCACGAGGAGTACCGCACGCTCGACGCCGAGGAGTTCGCGGCGTTCCGCTCCGGCGAGTACGACGTGGTGCCGGGCGCCGAGAAGGCCGCCGAGGTCGGGCTGCGGATGAGCGAGGCCCTCGGCGAGCTGCTGCGCGCGACGCCCGAGGGCGGGACCGCGCTGGCGGTCTCCCACGGTGCCGCGATCCGGGTCGCCACCGGCGCGCTGCTGGGCTGGCCGGAGACGCAGTTCGCGACCCTCCAGGGGTTGGCCAACTGCGGCTGGGTGGTCTTCCGCGAGCACGCGGGCGACGGCCGTCTGCGCCTCGAGGCCTACAACCGCACCGTCTCCTGA
- a CDS encoding FAD-binding oxidoreductase, with translation MSTPFDRLGPDLVTTDPEVVASFARDEAALGVQGGAGGAGPLAVVSPRSTADVAAVLAIAHEHRVPVVVRGAGSGLSGAAAAPDGSVVLSTRRLARVLEVDPVERLAVVQPGVVTGDLRAAAADAGLFYPPDPGSVAFSTVGGNVATNAGGMCCVKYGVTGDFVLGLEVVLADGTVARTGRRTAKGVAGYDLTALVVGSEGTLGVITEITVRLLPAPGPARTLVATFPSLGAAGAAVAAVTRAGLDLSMLEVMDRTTLDAVDRLTGMGLGADGTPAAMLLAQGDGGSAAAVLEAMAVLCGDAGAEDVVVADDAVEGEALLEARRQALPALERLGDWILDDVCVPRGRVVDLLEGIERVAAAQALTIGVFGHAGDGNMHPTIVHDAADPASVAAAARAFDAITSLALDLGGTITGEHGVGRLKRDWLARELDPGAMAMSRAVKAALDPRGILNPGCVLEP, from the coding sequence GTGAGCACCCCCTTCGACCGGCTCGGCCCCGACCTGGTCACCACCGACCCCGAGGTCGTCGCGTCCTTCGCGCGCGACGAGGCGGCCCTCGGGGTGCAGGGCGGGGCGGGCGGGGCCGGGCCGCTCGCCGTGGTCAGCCCCCGCAGCACCGCCGACGTGGCAGCCGTCCTCGCGATCGCCCACGAGCACCGGGTGCCGGTGGTGGTGCGCGGCGCCGGCAGCGGCCTGTCCGGCGCCGCGGCCGCGCCCGACGGATCAGTGGTGCTCTCCACCCGGCGGCTGGCGCGGGTGCTCGAGGTCGACCCGGTCGAGCGGCTGGCCGTGGTGCAGCCCGGGGTGGTCACCGGCGACCTCCGCGCGGCCGCCGCCGACGCCGGCCTCTTCTACCCGCCCGATCCCGGCAGCGTCGCGTTCTCGACCGTCGGCGGCAACGTCGCGACGAACGCCGGCGGCATGTGCTGCGTGAAGTACGGCGTCACCGGCGACTTCGTGCTCGGCCTCGAGGTGGTGCTGGCCGACGGCACCGTGGCCCGCACCGGGCGGCGTACGGCCAAGGGCGTGGCCGGCTACGACCTCACCGCGCTGGTGGTCGGCTCCGAGGGCACCCTGGGCGTGATCACCGAGATCACCGTGCGGCTGCTGCCGGCGCCGGGCCCGGCCCGCACGCTGGTCGCGACGTTCCCCTCGCTGGGCGCGGCCGGCGCCGCGGTGGCCGCCGTGACCCGGGCCGGGCTCGACCTGTCGATGCTCGAGGTCATGGACCGCACCACCCTCGACGCGGTCGACCGGCTCACCGGGATGGGCCTGGGCGCCGACGGAACCCCGGCGGCGATGCTGCTGGCGCAGGGCGACGGCGGGTCCGCGGCCGCCGTGCTCGAGGCGATGGCGGTGCTCTGCGGCGACGCCGGCGCCGAGGACGTCGTGGTCGCCGACGACGCGGTCGAGGGCGAGGCCCTGCTCGAGGCGCGCCGCCAGGCGCTGCCGGCGCTCGAGCGGCTCGGCGACTGGATCCTCGACGACGTGTGCGTGCCCCGCGGACGGGTCGTCGACCTGCTCGAGGGGATCGAGCGGGTCGCCGCCGCCCAGGCGCTGACCATCGGGGTCTTCGGGCACGCCGGCGACGGCAACATGCACCCGACGATCGTCCACGACGCCGCCGACCCGGCCTCGGTGGCGGCCGCGGCCCGCGCGTTCGACGCGATCACCTCGCTGGCCCTCGACCTCGGCGGCACCATCACCGGCGAGCACGGCGTGGGCCGGCTCAAGCGCGACTGGCTGGCCCGCGAGCTCGACCCCGGGGCGATGGCGATGTCGCGGGCGGTCAAGGCGGCGCTGGACCCGCGAGGCATCCTCAACCCCGGGTGCGTCCTGGAGCCCTGA
- a CDS encoding putative quinol monooxygenase, translating into MIFITARFRVRPEHADAWPEISREFTESTRAEPGCLWFDWARALDDSDEYFLTEAFADGDAGAAHVQSEHFQKATRELPAYLVETPRIVSTEVEGTGWSELGEMRVD; encoded by the coding sequence TTGATCTTCATCACCGCCCGCTTCCGCGTCCGGCCCGAGCACGCCGACGCCTGGCCCGAGATCTCGCGCGAGTTCACCGAGTCGACCCGCGCCGAGCCGGGCTGCCTGTGGTTCGACTGGGCGCGGGCGCTCGACGACAGCGACGAGTACTTCCTCACCGAGGCCTTCGCCGACGGTGACGCCGGTGCGGCCCACGTGCAGTCCGAGCACTTCCAGAAGGCGACGCGCGAGCTGCCGGCCTACCTCGTCGAGACGCCGCGCATCGTCAGCACCGAGGTCGAGGGCACCGGCTGGTCCGAGCTCGGCGAGATGCGCGTCGACTGA
- a CDS encoding ABC transporter substrate-binding protein — MRPCRSTSTHPRRGPRSLRPLAAPAALALVLVASGCAGAPEPRAGASTAEAAGFPVEISSCGHTSTLERPAERAVTMNQGATEVALALGVEDRLVGTAYLDDRVPRRWAAAYAGVPVLSPEYPTREELLAVEPDLVYGAYASAFDAGAAGSRAELESSGTHAYLSPFGCDDADQRPDASFAAVWEEVDAVAAAFGVPARAARLRAEQEQQLAALEAERAGAGLDVLWYDSGDKTPYVGAGAGGPQLVLDAVGATNVFADQPGSWVEASWEKVVEADPDVVVLADASWSSAAEKVAYLAADPVLGGLRAVREQRFVTVAFSESTAGVRLVDGAVSVAQQLAGLDAS, encoded by the coding sequence ATGAGGCCCTGCCGGTCCACGTCCACCCACCCCCGGCGCGGCCCGCGATCCCTGCGGCCCCTGGCGGCCCCGGCGGCGCTCGCGCTCGTCCTGGTGGCCTCCGGCTGCGCCGGCGCGCCCGAGCCGCGGGCCGGCGCGAGCACCGCCGAGGCCGCCGGCTTCCCGGTCGAGATCAGCAGCTGCGGCCACACCAGCACGCTCGAGCGCCCCGCCGAGCGCGCCGTGACGATGAACCAGGGCGCCACCGAGGTCGCCCTCGCGCTGGGCGTCGAGGACCGGCTCGTCGGCACCGCCTACCTCGACGACCGGGTGCCCCGGCGCTGGGCGGCGGCGTACGCCGGCGTGCCGGTGCTGTCGCCGGAGTACCCCACGCGCGAGGAGCTCCTCGCGGTCGAGCCCGACCTGGTCTACGGCGCCTACGCCAGCGCCTTCGACGCGGGCGCCGCCGGCAGCCGGGCCGAGCTCGAGAGCTCGGGCACCCACGCCTACCTCTCGCCCTTCGGCTGCGACGACGCCGACCAGCGCCCCGACGCGTCCTTCGCGGCGGTGTGGGAGGAGGTCGACGCCGTCGCGGCGGCGTTCGGGGTGCCGGCGCGCGCCGCGCGGCTGCGCGCCGAGCAGGAGCAGCAGCTGGCCGCGCTCGAGGCCGAGCGGGCCGGCGCCGGCCTCGACGTGCTCTGGTACGACTCCGGCGACAAGACGCCGTACGTCGGTGCGGGCGCCGGAGGCCCCCAGCTGGTGCTCGACGCCGTGGGGGCGACCAACGTCTTCGCCGACCAGCCCGGCAGCTGGGTCGAGGCGAGCTGGGAGAAGGTCGTCGAGGCCGATCCCGACGTGGTCGTGCTGGCCGACGCCTCGTGGTCGAGCGCCGCCGAGAAGGTCGCCTACCTCGCGGCCGACCCGGTGCTCGGCGGGCTGCGGGCCGTGCGTGAGCAGCGCTTCGTCACCGTCGCGTTCTCGGAGTCCACCGCGGGTGTGCGCCTGGTCGACGGCGCGGTGTCGGTGGCGCAGCAGCTGGCAGGCCTGGACGCCTCGTGA
- a CDS encoding FecCD family ABC transporter permease: MAAALGIGAVPVPLSTVVEVVARRLGAPGLDVRLLDDQIVWQLRMPRVLGAAAVGAALACCGAVLQALTRNDLADPYLLGISSGAAVGAVTVIVLGVSVAGLAGSTAVAAAGFAGALGALVLVLVLAAGRGGSLSPGRTVLAGVATAQVCGAYTSMVVILAGDADAARRVLTWTLGSVAGLRWGSALAVAAVAVLSTVAFVAMAGQLDALAFGEASARSLGIDVERLRWVLMVLTALVTACLVAFSGAIGFVGLVVPHVVRFLTGPQHRLLLPLAALLGAVLLVWADTLARSLVQGQEIPIGVVTALVGAPFFAHLLRRGRVAS, from the coding sequence ATGGCCGCGGCGCTGGGCATCGGGGCGGTCCCGGTGCCGCTGTCGACCGTCGTCGAGGTGGTGGCGCGACGGCTGGGCGCCCCGGGCCTCGACGTGCGGCTGCTGGACGACCAGATCGTGTGGCAGCTGCGGATGCCGCGGGTGCTGGGCGCGGCGGCAGTGGGGGCGGCGCTGGCCTGCTGCGGCGCGGTGCTGCAGGCGCTGACCCGCAACGACCTGGCCGACCCCTACCTGCTCGGGATCTCCAGCGGGGCGGCGGTCGGTGCCGTCACGGTGATCGTGCTCGGCGTCTCGGTCGCCGGGCTGGCCGGCTCGACCGCCGTCGCCGCGGCGGGCTTCGCCGGCGCGCTGGGCGCGTTGGTGCTGGTGCTGGTGCTGGCGGCCGGTCGCGGCGGCAGCCTCTCGCCGGGGCGCACGGTCCTGGCGGGGGTCGCCACGGCCCAGGTGTGCGGCGCCTACACCTCGATGGTGGTGATCCTGGCCGGTGACGCCGACGCCGCACGGCGGGTGCTGACCTGGACCCTCGGGTCGGTGGCCGGGCTGCGCTGGGGCAGCGCCCTGGCCGTGGCGGCGGTGGCGGTGCTCTCGACGGTGGCGTTCGTGGCGATGGCAGGACAGCTCGACGCCCTGGCCTTCGGCGAGGCCTCGGCGCGCTCGCTGGGCATCGACGTCGAGCGGCTGCGCTGGGTGCTGATGGTGCTCACCGCCCTGGTCACCGCCTGCCTGGTCGCCTTCTCGGGCGCGATCGGCTTCGTGGGGCTGGTCGTCCCCCACGTGGTGCGCTTCCTGACCGGCCCCCAGCACCGGCTGCTGCTCCCGCTCGCGGCGCTGCTGGGCGCCGTGCTGCTGGTCTGGGCCGACACGCTGGCCCGCTCGCTGGTGCAGGGCCAGGAGATCCCGATCGGCGTCGTGACCGCACTGGTGGGGGCGCCGTTCTTCGCCCACCTGCTGCGCCGCGGGCGGGTGGCGTCGTGA
- a CDS encoding ABC transporter ATP-binding protein encodes MSPAVLEASDVGLRVAGRAQPVLDGVDLVCRPGRVTGLLGPNGSGKTSLLHVVAGLRRPGAGAVHLDGADVHRMPARLRARRLALVEQHAETTLALSVRQVVALGRTPHRSRWGAGPLDGQDARAVEQAMRLVSVDHLADRGWDRLSGGERQRTQLARALAQEPAVLLLDEPTNHLDLRHQLDFLERVRERGLTTLAALHDLEMAAAYCDDVVVLREGRVAAAGPVARVLTPALVADVYGVDVDVETHPRRTAPHVRWNGVLATRPVREATR; translated from the coding sequence GTGAGCCCCGCGGTGCTCGAGGCGAGCGACGTCGGGCTGCGGGTGGCGGGTCGCGCGCAGCCGGTCCTCGACGGTGTCGACCTGGTCTGCCGCCCGGGCCGGGTCACCGGCCTGCTGGGGCCCAACGGGTCGGGGAAGACGTCGCTGCTGCACGTCGTCGCGGGGCTGCGACGGCCCGGTGCCGGCGCGGTGCACCTCGACGGCGCCGACGTGCACCGGATGCCCGCCCGGCTGCGGGCCCGGCGCCTCGCGCTCGTCGAGCAGCACGCGGAGACCACCCTGGCGCTGAGCGTGCGCCAGGTCGTCGCGCTCGGGCGGACGCCGCACCGCTCGCGCTGGGGCGCCGGGCCCCTGGACGGCCAGGACGCCCGGGCCGTGGAGCAGGCGATGCGCCTGGTCAGCGTCGACCACCTCGCCGACCGCGGCTGGGACCGCCTCTCGGGCGGGGAGCGGCAGCGCACCCAGCTGGCCCGTGCCCTGGCCCAGGAGCCCGCCGTGCTGCTGCTCGACGAGCCGACCAACCACCTCGACCTGCGTCACCAGCTCGACTTCCTCGAGCGGGTGCGCGAGCGCGGGTTGACCACCCTGGCCGCGCTGCACGACCTCGAGATGGCGGCGGCCTACTGCGACGACGTCGTCGTGCTGCGCGAGGGCCGGGTGGCCGCGGCCGGCCCGGTGGCTCGCGTGCTCACCCCCGCCCTGGTCGCCGACGTCTACGGCGTCGACGTCGACGTCGAGACGCACCCACGGCGCACGGCACCGCACGTGCGCTGGAACGGTGTGCTCGCGACCCGCCCGGTGAGGGAGGCGACCCGGTGA
- a CDS encoding (2Fe-2S) ferredoxin domain-containing protein, protein MSPAAGDDRERLVLVGMSAHEAAQPRRVADLAGDRAATVAFLQVGDPSLAGELTRLADLGAERVVLVGVRLGATGPGASWLRRVAAHWRREREGQQPVQHPEAPDITVAADLLRHDGELATVLARAVRPLTGREAGLTSAAWDDLPGHRHQVLVCRGPRCTARGAETTATALARALVEQGLGDDDVLVTQTGCLFPCNHAPVVAVQPDDVWYAGVDEALAARLVGEHLLHDRPLTEQRLPRRRGARGD, encoded by the coding sequence GTGAGCCCGGCGGCCGGTGACGACCGCGAGCGGCTGGTGCTGGTGGGCATGTCGGCGCACGAGGCCGCCCAGCCCCGGCGGGTCGCCGACCTGGCCGGTGACCGCGCCGCGACCGTGGCCTTCCTGCAGGTCGGCGATCCGTCGCTCGCAGGCGAGCTGACCCGCCTGGCCGACCTCGGCGCCGAGCGCGTGGTGCTCGTCGGGGTGCGCCTGGGCGCCACCGGTCCCGGCGCGTCCTGGCTGCGCCGCGTCGCCGCGCACTGGCGGCGCGAGCGGGAGGGGCAGCAGCCGGTGCAGCATCCCGAGGCCCCGGACATCACCGTGGCCGCCGACCTGCTGCGCCACGACGGCGAGCTGGCCACCGTGCTGGCCCGCGCCGTCCGCCCGCTCACCGGCCGGGAGGCCGGGCTGACCTCCGCGGCGTGGGACGACCTGCCGGGCCACCGCCACCAGGTGCTGGTGTGCCGGGGACCGCGCTGCACCGCACGGGGCGCCGAGACGACCGCGACGGCCCTGGCCCGGGCCCTGGTCGAGCAGGGCCTGGGCGACGACGACGTGCTGGTCACCCAGACCGGGTGCCTGTTCCCCTGCAACCACGCGCCCGTGGTGGCGGTGCAGCCCGACGACGTCTGGTACGCCGGCGTCGACGAGGCCCTGGCGGCGCGCCTGGTCGGCGAGCACCTGCTCCACGACCGCCCGCTGACCGAGCAGCGGCTGCCGCGCCGGCGCGGGGCCCGGGGCGACTAG